The following are encoded in a window of Calonectris borealis chromosome 17, bCalBor7.hap1.2, whole genome shotgun sequence genomic DNA:
- the ZNF335 gene encoding zinc finger protein 335 isoform X9 gives MEENAVESSSDAAPQAAREEPSESGLGVGTSEAVSADSSDAASAAGPLSRADDSGVGQSSDSSGVSLEEVSESSSSTDAIPRIYLPDSSSIAQSTLVSSVSTVSQSVMVSESPQVLVHSSVITDGATIVSDSTASTSSDLGSAIDKIIESTIGPDIIQSCIAVTSAEDGGAETTQYLILQGPDDGAPMVSQVATSALANRLAIEAVADGPTSTCLDQPGPSDPSEQLEVLELPARPDQAREADGGEELDQPDMETLEEMMEVVVVQQFKCKMCQYKSVSKKTLINHMKERHFQPVGSALALKKGRPRKGASAPKTAEEEVPEEEEDDDIMDAGAIDDPEEDSDYNPAEDEPRGRQPKYSRTVPTSSEERPRRRPGRPRKFPRLEDMSQDVPEGGEVEPLVTSQSTPSHELQNSEAASSSGLENGTCESLAEPSVSQSDSENKDPSSNTGPEEADIIPRRRGRPSRRFLGKKYRKYMGRRYYYKSPKPLMRPYLCRICGSRFLTHDDLRFHVNSHEANDPQLFKCLQCSYRSRRWSSLKEHMFNHVGSKPYKCEECSYTSVYKKDVIRHSTVHSRDRKKRADPPPKLNSFPCPVCNRIYPMQKRLTQHMKTHSTEKPHMCDKCGKSFKKRYTFKMHLLTHIQAIANRRFKCEFCDYVCEDKKVLLNHQLSHMNDKPYKCSFCKYSTFREDFLVSHMAVKHTGGKPFACEFCHFTTKHKKNLRLHVHCRHADSFEEWAQRHPEEPPCRRRPFFTLQQIEELKQQHSQVQAPAEPEASPPAPLGPVTYHTVQAVPGAEPPILSQDSLGRATIIYEQDVAGSAELATQTALDLLLNMSTQRELAMGSLQVAVVKPGDSGEAQAPCESQAQEEGAEMDSEEQQQQKLVTLHMAEPGETLVQEAYEEATLGGSELQQITIPFGGTTEYSIITPISEEIQAPGTLYSSEEESPAETSHAVVVSEAVMTEEALKDHNNRYIMSSGVPGSQFHHIEPLSGDAAFPSPVEGQEAQPTGVKWPLVQCVTRQLQKDSSLSPASEGQEILSPKVKWPALQGMAKKLACKVSTAKKLSCKISTAKKFSCKICTAMFTGRAEMESHKRAHIGPSTFKCPDCPFTAALWPEVRNHMVQHASLRPHKCTHCSFASKNKKDLRRHMLTHTNEKPFACQICGQRFNRNGHLKFHMQRLHSSEGKRPGAPAAAAQQTIILNSDEDTLATLQTLQSGQAVLAPERLQQALGQEHIIVAQEQSVTSQEEATYIQEITTADGQTVQHLVTSDNQVQYIIAQDGVQHLLPHEYVVVPEGHHIQVQDGQITHIQYEQGSQFLQEPQIQYMPVSPDQQLVTQAQLEAAAHSAVSAVADAAMAQAQGVFTAEATAEQIQQLQQGIHYDVITLAD, from the exons ATGGAGGAGAATGCGGTGGAGAGCAGCAGCGACGCGGCCCCGCAGGCGGCGCGGGAGGAGCCCTCCGAGAGCGGCCTGGGCGTCGGGACCTCGGAGGCCGTGTCGGCGGACAGCAGTGACGCCGCCTCGGCCGCCGGCCCCCTCTCCCGAGCGGATGATTCCGGCGTGGGCCAGAGCTCCGACAGCAGCGGCGTCTCCTTG gaAGAGGTGTCGGAGAGCAGCTCCAGCACAGATGCCATTCCCCGGATTTACCTGCCAGATTCATCTTCCATCGCCCAGTCCACCTTGGTCTCCAGTGTCTCCACCGTAAGCCAGTCGGTCATGGTGTCAGAGTCCCCACAAGTCCTGGTCCACTCCAGCGTCATCACTGACGGAGCCACGATCGTGTCAGACTCCACTGCGTCCACTTCCTCGGACCTAGGTTCTGCCATTGACAAAATCATCGAGTCCACGATTGGGCCTGACATCATCCAGA gctGCATCGCCGTGACCAGTGCAGAGGATGGTGGGGCAGAGACTACACAGTACCTCATTCTGCAGGGCCCCGATGATG GTGCCCCCATGGTGTCCCAGGTGGCCACTTCTGCTCTGGCCAATAGGTTGGCAATAGAAGCTGTTGCTGATGGACCTACCTCCACATGCCTTGACCAGCCCGGCCCTTCAGACCCTTCTGAGCAGTTGGAAGTGCTGGAGCTGCCTGCACGGCCAGATCAGGCCCGAGAGGCGGATGGTGGGGAGGAGCTGGACCAGCCAGACATGGAGACCCTGGAAGAGAtgatggaggtggtggtggtgcagcAGTTCAAGTGCAAGATGTGTCAATACAAGAGTGTCTCCAAGAAAACGCTAATTAACCACATGAAAGAGCGGCACTTCCAGCCAG TGGGTTCAGCTCTGGCTTTGAAGAAAGGACGTCCACGAAAGGGAGCATCTGCTCCAAAGACTGCGGAGGAGGAGGtcccagaagaagaagaagatgatgACATCATGGATGCTGGTGCTATTGATGACCCTGAAG AGGACAGTGACTATAACCCAGCTGAGGATGAGCCCCGTGGGCGACAGCCCAAGTACAGCCGCACTGTTCCCACATCcagcgaggagaggccgcgtcgACGCCCAGGGAGACCCCGCAAGTTTCCTCGTCTGGAGGACATGTCCCAGGATGTGCCTGAAG GAGGGGAGGTGGAGCCCTTGGTGACGTCCCAAAGCACACCGAGCCATGAGCTGCAGAACTCGGAAGCAGCCAGTTCCTCTGGCCTGGAGAACGGGACCTGCGAGAGCCTGGCGGAGCCCAGCGTCAGCCAGTCTGACTCTGAGAACAAGGACCCTTCCTCCAACACCGGCCCTGAGGAGGCAGACATCATCCCCAGGAGGCGAGGGCGGCCCTCCCGCCGCTTCCTGGGCAAGAAATACCGCAAGTACATGGGGCGCAG GTACTACTACAAGTCACCCAAGCCCCTGATGAGGCCCTACCTGTGTCGGATCTGCGGCTCACGTTTCCTCACGCACGATGATCTGCGTTTCCACGTCAACTCGCACGAGGCCAATGACCCGCAGCTCTTCAAGTGTCTTCAGTGCAGCTACCGCTCCCGGCGCTGGTCCTCCCTTAAG GAACACATGTTCAACCATGTGGGCAGCAAGCCCTACAAGTGCGAGGAGTGCAGTTACACCAGCGTTTACAAGAAGGACGTCATCCGGCACTCCACAGTGCACAGCCGGGACAG gaaaaagagaGCTGATCCG CCCCCAAAGCTGAACTCTTTCCCGTGCCCCGTATGCAACCGTATCTACCCCATGCAGAAGAGGCTTACGCAGCATATGAAGACACACAGCACAGAGAAACCACACATGTGTGACAAG TGCGGGAAGTCCTTTAAGAAGCGCTACACCTTCAAGATGCACCTGCTGACGCATATCCAGGCCATTGCCAACCGCAG GTTCAAGTGTGAGTTCTGTGACTACGTCTGCGAGGACAAAAAGGTCCTGCTGAACCACCAGCTGTCGCACATGAACGACAAGCCCTACAAGTGCAGCTTCTGCAAGTACTCCACCTTCCGGGAGGACTTCCTGGTCTCCCACATGGCTGTCAAGCACACGG GAGGGAAGCCGTTTGCTTGCGAGTTCTGTCACTTCACCACCAAGCACAAGAAGAACCTGCGCCTCCATGTGCACTGCCGCCACGCCGACTCGTTTGAGGAGTGGGCACAGAGGCACCCCGAGGAGCcaccctgccgccgccgccccttcTTCACCCTGCAGCAGATTgaggagctgaagcagcagcacagccaggtgCAGGCCCCGGCTGAGCCAGAGGCCAGTCCACCG GCACCTCTTGGCCCTGTCACCTACCACACGGTCCAGGCTGTCCCAGGAGCAGAGCCCCCTATCCTCTCACAGGATTCCCTGGGAAGGGCCACCATCATTTACGAACAAG ATGTGGCTGGATCAGCAGAACTGGCCACGCAGACCGCCCTGGATCTCCTGCTGAACATGAGCACTCAGCGAGAGCTGGCCATGGGCTCGCTGCAG GTGGCAGTGGTGAAGCCGGGTGATTCAGGAGAGGCGCAGGCCCCCTGTGAGTCGCAGGCacaggaggagggggcagagatGGACTctgaggaacagcagcagcagaagttggTGACACTGCACATGGCAGAGCCTGGGGAGACGTTGGTGCAGGAGGCTTACGAGGAGGCAACCCTGGGTGGCTCAGAGCTGCAGCAGATCACTATCCCCTTTGGTGGGACGACAGAGTACAGCATCATCACGCCCATCAGTGAGGAGATTCAGGCTCCAGGCACGCTGTACAG CAGTGAGGAGGAGAGCCCTGCAGAGACCTCCCACGCGGTTGTAGTGAGCGAAGCTGTGATGACAGAGGAGGCCCTGAAGGACCATAACAATCGCTATATCATGTCATCCGGCGTTCCGGGGAGCCAGTTCCATCACATTGAG CCCCTCAGCGGGGATGCTGCGTTTCCCTCGCCTGTGGAGGGCCAGGAGGCACAGCCCACCGGCGTCAAGTGGCCCCTGGTGCAGTGTGTCACCAGGCAGCTCCAGAAGGACTCATCTTTATCCCCAGCCTCTGAGGGGCAGGAAATCTTATCCCCAAAGGTCAAGTGGCCTGCGCTCCAAGGCATGGCCAAGAAGCTCGCGTGCAAGGTTTCCACAGCCAAGAAGCTCTCGTGCAAGATTTCCACAGCCAAAAAGTTTTCATGCAAGATTTGCACAGCCATGTTCACAGGGAGAGCAGAAATGGAGAGTCACAAGAGAGCCCACATTGGGCCCAGCACCTTCAAGTGTCCCGACTGTCCGTTCACTGCAGCCCTCTGGCCGGAGGTTCGG AACCACATGGTCCAGCATGCCAGCCTTCGGCCGCACAAGTGCACCCACTGCAGCTTCGCCTCCAAGAACAAGAAGGACCTACGCAGGCACATGCTGACGCACACCAACGAGAAGCCCTTTGCCTGCCAGATCTGTGGGCAGAG GTTCAACCGTAATGGGCATCTCAAGTTCCACATGCAGCGTTTGCACAGCTCGGAGGGGAAGAGGCCAGGGgcacctgcagctgctgcccagcagaCCATCATACTGAACAGCGATGAGGACACGCTGGCCACCCTGCAGA ctctgcagtccGGCCAGGCGGTGCTGGCTCCCGAGCGGCTGCAGCAGGCCCTGGGGCAGGAACACATCATCGTCGCACAGGAGCAGAGTGTCACGAGCCAG GAGGAGGCTACGTACATCCAGGAGATCACAACTGCCGATGGACAGACAGTACAGCACTTAGTGACCTCTGACAACCAG GTTCAGTACATCATTGCCCAGGATGGTGTACAGCACTTGCTTCCCCATGAGTATGTTGTTGTCCCGGAGGGACATCACATCCAG GTGCAGGATGGTCAGATCACCCACATCCAGTATGAGCAgggcagccagtttctccaggagccGCAG ATCCAGTACATGCCTGTCTCGCCTGACCAGCAGCTTGTCACCCAGGCGCAGCTGGAAGCAGCTGCACACTCAGCAGTCTCAG cagtggCTGATGCTGCGATGGCCCAGGCCCAGGGCGTGTTCACCGCTGAGGCAACAGCTGAGCAgatccagcagctgcagcaggggatCCACTACGACGTCATCACGCTGGCGGACTAG
- the ZNF335 gene encoding zinc finger protein 335 isoform X3, which translates to MEENAVESSSDAAPQAAREEPSESGLGVGTSEAVSADSSDAASAAGPLSRADDSGVGQSSDSSGVSLEEVSESSSSTDAIPRIYLPDSSSIAQSTLVSSVSTVSQSVMVSESPQVLVHSSVITDGATIVSDSTASTSSDLGSAIDKIIESTIGPDIIQSCIAVTSAEDGGAETTQYLILQGPDDGAPMVSQVATSALANRLAIEAVADGPTSTCLDQPGPSDPSEQLEVLELPARPDQAREADGGEELDQPDMETLEEMMEVVVVQQFKCKMCQYKSVSKKTLINHMKERHFQPVGSALALKKGRPRKGASAPKTAEEEVPEEEEDDDIMDAGAIDDPEEDSDYNPAEDEPRGRQPKYSRTVPTSSEERPRRRPGRPRKFPRLEDMSQDVPEGGEVEPLVTSQSTPSHELQNSEAASSSGLENGTCESLAEPSVSQSDSENKDPSSNTGPEEADIIPRRRGRPSRRFLGKKYRKYMGRRYYYKSPKPLMRPYLCRICGSRFLTHDDLRFHVNSHEANDPQLFKCLQCSYRSRRWSSLKEHMFNHVGSKPYKCEECSYTSVYKKDVIRHSTVHSRDRKKRADPPPKLNSFPCPVCNRIYPMQKRLTQHMKTHSTEKPHMCDKCGKSFKKRYTFKMHLLTHIQAIANRRFKCEFCDYVCEDKKVLLNHQLSHMNDKPYKCSFCKYSTFREDFLVSHMAVKHTGGKPFACEFCHFTTKHKKNLRLHVHCRHADSFEEWAQRHPEEPPCRRRPFFTLQQIEELKQQHSQVQAPAEPEASPPAPLGPVTYHTVQAVPGAEPPILSQDSLGRATIIYEQDVAGSAELATQTALDLLLNMSTQRELAMGSLQVAVVKPGDSGEAQAPCESQAQEEGAEMDSEEQQQQKLVTLHMAEPGETLVQEAYEEATLGGSELQQITIPFGGTTEYSIITPISEEIQAPGTLYSSEEESPAETSHAVVVSEAVMTEEALKDHNNRYIMSSGVPGSQFHHIEPLSGDAAFPSPVEGQEAQPTGVKWPLVQCVTRQLQKDSSLSPASEGQEILSPKVKWPALQGMAKKLACKVSTAKKLSCKISTAKKFSCKICTAMFTGRAEMESHKRAHIGPSTFKCPDCPFTAALWPEVRNHMVQHASLRPHKCTHCSFASKNKKDLRRHMLTHTNEKPFACQICGQRFNRNGHLKFHMQRLHSSEGKRPGAPAAAAQQTIILNSDEDTLATLQTLQSGQAVLAPERLQQALGQEHIIVAQEQSVTSQEEATYIQEITTADGQTVQHLVTSDNQVQYIIAQDGVQHLLPHEYVVVPEGHHIQPHCGSCPQVQDGQITHIQYEQGSQFLQEPQIQYMPVSPDQQLVTQAQLEAAAHSAVSAVADAAMAQAQGVFTAEATAEQIQQLQQGIHYDVITLAD; encoded by the exons ATGGAGGAGAATGCGGTGGAGAGCAGCAGCGACGCGGCCCCGCAGGCGGCGCGGGAGGAGCCCTCCGAGAGCGGCCTGGGCGTCGGGACCTCGGAGGCCGTGTCGGCGGACAGCAGTGACGCCGCCTCGGCCGCCGGCCCCCTCTCCCGAGCGGATGATTCCGGCGTGGGCCAGAGCTCCGACAGCAGCGGCGTCTCCTTG gaAGAGGTGTCGGAGAGCAGCTCCAGCACAGATGCCATTCCCCGGATTTACCTGCCAGATTCATCTTCCATCGCCCAGTCCACCTTGGTCTCCAGTGTCTCCACCGTAAGCCAGTCGGTCATGGTGTCAGAGTCCCCACAAGTCCTGGTCCACTCCAGCGTCATCACTGACGGAGCCACGATCGTGTCAGACTCCACTGCGTCCACTTCCTCGGACCTAGGTTCTGCCATTGACAAAATCATCGAGTCCACGATTGGGCCTGACATCATCCAGA gctGCATCGCCGTGACCAGTGCAGAGGATGGTGGGGCAGAGACTACACAGTACCTCATTCTGCAGGGCCCCGATGATG GTGCCCCCATGGTGTCCCAGGTGGCCACTTCTGCTCTGGCCAATAGGTTGGCAATAGAAGCTGTTGCTGATGGACCTACCTCCACATGCCTTGACCAGCCCGGCCCTTCAGACCCTTCTGAGCAGTTGGAAGTGCTGGAGCTGCCTGCACGGCCAGATCAGGCCCGAGAGGCGGATGGTGGGGAGGAGCTGGACCAGCCAGACATGGAGACCCTGGAAGAGAtgatggaggtggtggtggtgcagcAGTTCAAGTGCAAGATGTGTCAATACAAGAGTGTCTCCAAGAAAACGCTAATTAACCACATGAAAGAGCGGCACTTCCAGCCAG TGGGTTCAGCTCTGGCTTTGAAGAAAGGACGTCCACGAAAGGGAGCATCTGCTCCAAAGACTGCGGAGGAGGAGGtcccagaagaagaagaagatgatgACATCATGGATGCTGGTGCTATTGATGACCCTGAAG AGGACAGTGACTATAACCCAGCTGAGGATGAGCCCCGTGGGCGACAGCCCAAGTACAGCCGCACTGTTCCCACATCcagcgaggagaggccgcgtcgACGCCCAGGGAGACCCCGCAAGTTTCCTCGTCTGGAGGACATGTCCCAGGATGTGCCTGAAG GAGGGGAGGTGGAGCCCTTGGTGACGTCCCAAAGCACACCGAGCCATGAGCTGCAGAACTCGGAAGCAGCCAGTTCCTCTGGCCTGGAGAACGGGACCTGCGAGAGCCTGGCGGAGCCCAGCGTCAGCCAGTCTGACTCTGAGAACAAGGACCCTTCCTCCAACACCGGCCCTGAGGAGGCAGACATCATCCCCAGGAGGCGAGGGCGGCCCTCCCGCCGCTTCCTGGGCAAGAAATACCGCAAGTACATGGGGCGCAG GTACTACTACAAGTCACCCAAGCCCCTGATGAGGCCCTACCTGTGTCGGATCTGCGGCTCACGTTTCCTCACGCACGATGATCTGCGTTTCCACGTCAACTCGCACGAGGCCAATGACCCGCAGCTCTTCAAGTGTCTTCAGTGCAGCTACCGCTCCCGGCGCTGGTCCTCCCTTAAG GAACACATGTTCAACCATGTGGGCAGCAAGCCCTACAAGTGCGAGGAGTGCAGTTACACCAGCGTTTACAAGAAGGACGTCATCCGGCACTCCACAGTGCACAGCCGGGACAG gaaaaagagaGCTGATCCG CCCCCAAAGCTGAACTCTTTCCCGTGCCCCGTATGCAACCGTATCTACCCCATGCAGAAGAGGCTTACGCAGCATATGAAGACACACAGCACAGAGAAACCACACATGTGTGACAAG TGCGGGAAGTCCTTTAAGAAGCGCTACACCTTCAAGATGCACCTGCTGACGCATATCCAGGCCATTGCCAACCGCAG GTTCAAGTGTGAGTTCTGTGACTACGTCTGCGAGGACAAAAAGGTCCTGCTGAACCACCAGCTGTCGCACATGAACGACAAGCCCTACAAGTGCAGCTTCTGCAAGTACTCCACCTTCCGGGAGGACTTCCTGGTCTCCCACATGGCTGTCAAGCACACGG GAGGGAAGCCGTTTGCTTGCGAGTTCTGTCACTTCACCACCAAGCACAAGAAGAACCTGCGCCTCCATGTGCACTGCCGCCACGCCGACTCGTTTGAGGAGTGGGCACAGAGGCACCCCGAGGAGCcaccctgccgccgccgccccttcTTCACCCTGCAGCAGATTgaggagctgaagcagcagcacagccaggtgCAGGCCCCGGCTGAGCCAGAGGCCAGTCCACCG GCACCTCTTGGCCCTGTCACCTACCACACGGTCCAGGCTGTCCCAGGAGCAGAGCCCCCTATCCTCTCACAGGATTCCCTGGGAAGGGCCACCATCATTTACGAACAAG ATGTGGCTGGATCAGCAGAACTGGCCACGCAGACCGCCCTGGATCTCCTGCTGAACATGAGCACTCAGCGAGAGCTGGCCATGGGCTCGCTGCAG GTGGCAGTGGTGAAGCCGGGTGATTCAGGAGAGGCGCAGGCCCCCTGTGAGTCGCAGGCacaggaggagggggcagagatGGACTctgaggaacagcagcagcagaagttggTGACACTGCACATGGCAGAGCCTGGGGAGACGTTGGTGCAGGAGGCTTACGAGGAGGCAACCCTGGGTGGCTCAGAGCTGCAGCAGATCACTATCCCCTTTGGTGGGACGACAGAGTACAGCATCATCACGCCCATCAGTGAGGAGATTCAGGCTCCAGGCACGCTGTACAG CAGTGAGGAGGAGAGCCCTGCAGAGACCTCCCACGCGGTTGTAGTGAGCGAAGCTGTGATGACAGAGGAGGCCCTGAAGGACCATAACAATCGCTATATCATGTCATCCGGCGTTCCGGGGAGCCAGTTCCATCACATTGAG CCCCTCAGCGGGGATGCTGCGTTTCCCTCGCCTGTGGAGGGCCAGGAGGCACAGCCCACCGGCGTCAAGTGGCCCCTGGTGCAGTGTGTCACCAGGCAGCTCCAGAAGGACTCATCTTTATCCCCAGCCTCTGAGGGGCAGGAAATCTTATCCCCAAAGGTCAAGTGGCCTGCGCTCCAAGGCATGGCCAAGAAGCTCGCGTGCAAGGTTTCCACAGCCAAGAAGCTCTCGTGCAAGATTTCCACAGCCAAAAAGTTTTCATGCAAGATTTGCACAGCCATGTTCACAGGGAGAGCAGAAATGGAGAGTCACAAGAGAGCCCACATTGGGCCCAGCACCTTCAAGTGTCCCGACTGTCCGTTCACTGCAGCCCTCTGGCCGGAGGTTCGG AACCACATGGTCCAGCATGCCAGCCTTCGGCCGCACAAGTGCACCCACTGCAGCTTCGCCTCCAAGAACAAGAAGGACCTACGCAGGCACATGCTGACGCACACCAACGAGAAGCCCTTTGCCTGCCAGATCTGTGGGCAGAG GTTCAACCGTAATGGGCATCTCAAGTTCCACATGCAGCGTTTGCACAGCTCGGAGGGGAAGAGGCCAGGGgcacctgcagctgctgcccagcagaCCATCATACTGAACAGCGATGAGGACACGCTGGCCACCCTGCAGA ctctgcagtccGGCCAGGCGGTGCTGGCTCCCGAGCGGCTGCAGCAGGCCCTGGGGCAGGAACACATCATCGTCGCACAGGAGCAGAGTGTCACGAGCCAG GAGGAGGCTACGTACATCCAGGAGATCACAACTGCCGATGGACAGACAGTACAGCACTTAGTGACCTCTGACAACCAG GTTCAGTACATCATTGCCCAGGATGGTGTACAGCACTTGCTTCCCCATGAGTATGTTGTTGTCCCGGAGGGACATCACATCCAG CCTCACTGTGGCTCTTGTCCCCAGGTGCAGGATGGTCAGATCACCCACATCCAGTATGAGCAgggcagccagtttctccaggagccGCAG ATCCAGTACATGCCTGTCTCGCCTGACCAGCAGCTTGTCACCCAGGCGCAGCTGGAAGCAGCTGCACACTCAGCAGTCTCAG cagtggCTGATGCTGCGATGGCCCAGGCCCAGGGCGTGTTCACCGCTGAGGCAACAGCTGAGCAgatccagcagctgcagcaggggatCCACTACGACGTCATCACGCTGGCGGACTAG